A window of the Persephonella sp. genome harbors these coding sequences:
- a CDS encoding AEC family transporter, with protein MIKALFPVLLYFSAGYLSRKFRLFDENASQVLIKFIIYISFPALVIYNVYFLKFQWSFLWVLLSGWGVILFSILISFLIGKALKLNKPTLASFIMVSTFGNTSFLGFPYQMAFLGEEGLRYAVVFDQFSSFLPVSLISPFILAYGQDKGDFSVDIKRIITFPPFIAIIFAFFIKNFYIPDFVLDSLKMIGMTVIPLALFSVGINLKFSSVKERIRDISIVIFIKMILVPVLFVLFLHLIGVTINTQWQSAVIEIAMPPMVLASIFVIGAGLDKDLAVSAVGVGILASFITVPFVFYLLKVL; from the coding sequence ATGATAAAGGCTTTATTCCCCGTTTTGCTATATTTTTCTGCAGGTTATCTGTCCAGAAAGTTTAGGCTATTTGATGAAAATGCCTCACAGGTTTTAATTAAATTTATTATCTATATTTCCTTCCCGGCTCTTGTTATTTATAATGTGTATTTTCTAAAATTCCAGTGGTCGTTTTTATGGGTGTTATTGTCAGGCTGGGGGGTAATTTTATTTTCAATTCTTATTTCCTTTTTGATTGGTAAAGCCCTTAAACTTAATAAGCCTACCCTTGCTTCCTTTATTATGGTGTCAACCTTTGGAAATACATCTTTCTTAGGATTTCCTTATCAGATGGCTTTTTTAGGGGAAGAAGGCCTCAGATATGCCGTAGTTTTTGACCAGTTCTCCTCATTTTTGCCGGTATCTTTGATATCTCCTTTTATACTGGCTTATGGACAGGATAAAGGAGATTTTTCTGTGGATATAAAGAGGATAATCACCTTCCCGCCTTTTATAGCGATAATATTTGCATTTTTTATTAAAAATTTTTATATACCGGATTTTGTTTTGGATAGCCTGAAGATGATAGGCATGACGGTTATTCCCCTTGCCCTATTTTCTGTAGGGATAAACCTTAAATTTTCCAGTGTAAAGGAAAGGATAAGGGATATTTCAATTGTGATTTTTATAAAGATGATACTTGTTCCGGTTCTATTTGTGCTGTTTCTCCATTTAATAGGTGTAACTATAAATACCCAGTGGCAGTCTGCCGTTATAGAGATAGCAATGCCTCCTATGGTTCTTGCTTCTATTTTTGTGATTGGGGCAGGTCTTGACAAAGACCTTGCAGTTTCTGCAGTCGGGGTGGGGATACTGGCAAGTTTTATAACCGTTCCCTTTGTTTTTTATCTACTTAAAGTCTTATAA
- a CDS encoding dicarboxylate/amino acid:cation symporter has translation MRKFLTVENLTVLGIVLGIIAGIYIPELMLNLKVIGDVFLNLLKMIVIPLIFVSIFISIASLSSSEDLKDLGIKAFLYYVSTTALAVLTGIIITNIIHFDVSNISQSSETIKVNHFTWESFINNLIPSNIFKSFAEGKAIHVIIFSILFAIAVVGLANRKKEIIVKFFDGANDAFLKIARWIIALSPVGVFALIGYVVADKGIGVIISLWQYVVVVLIGIFIHAVINLGLIAYIFGKVNPFKYFKQVREALLIAFSTCSSSATLPVSLEVATEKAKIDKKIAGFILPLGATVNMDGTALYEAVAAVFIASVYGIELSLFQQVLIFITATLAAIGAASIPSAGLVTMTLVFSAVGLPLEGIALIIAVDRFLDMFRTATNVWGDLIGAKVVARFMNK, from the coding sequence ATGAGGAAGTTCTTAACAGTAGAAAATTTAACCGTTTTAGGAATAGTTCTGGGAATTATTGCAGGCATATATATTCCGGAACTTATGCTAAATTTAAAGGTTATAGGTGATGTTTTCCTTAATCTTTTAAAGATGATTGTTATTCCCCTTATTTTTGTATCTATCTTTATAAGTATTGCTTCCCTTTCTTCGTCTGAAGATTTAAAAGACCTTGGGATAAAAGCATTTTTGTATTATGTATCTACAACAGCGCTGGCTGTTTTAACAGGAATTATCATAACGAATATTATCCATTTTGATGTTTCTAATATTTCCCAGTCATCAGAAACTATAAAGGTAAATCATTTTACATGGGAGAGCTTTATAAACAACCTGATACCTTCTAATATCTTTAAAAGTTTTGCAGAAGGAAAAGCCATCCATGTGATTATATTCTCTATTTTATTCGCCATAGCTGTTGTGGGACTTGCCAATAGAAAAAAAGAAATCATAGTCAAATTTTTTGACGGGGCAAATGATGCATTTTTAAAAATTGCCAGATGGATTATAGCCCTTTCTCCTGTGGGTGTATTTGCTTTAATCGGATATGTGGTGGCTGATAAAGGGATAGGAGTGATTATTTCCTTGTGGCAATATGTTGTTGTTGTTTTGATAGGTATATTTATACATGCAGTTATAAATCTGGGGCTGATTGCTTATATATTTGGTAAGGTAAATCCATTTAAATATTTTAAACAGGTTAGGGAAGCTCTACTGATTGCATTTTCTACCTGTTCTTCATCTGCCACTTTACCTGTTTCTTTGGAGGTGGCAACAGAAAAGGCAAAGATCGATAAAAAAATTGCCGGATTTATTCTTCCCCTTGGTGCAACAGTCAATATGGATGGAACAGCTTTATATGAAGCTGTAGCGGCTGTTTTTATAGCATCTGTTTATGGAATTGAGCTTTCTTTATTTCAGCAAGTTTTGATATTTATAACAGCTACCCTTGCAGCAATAGGAGCGGCAAGTATCCCTTCTGCAGGTCTTGTTACTATGACACTGGTATTTTCTGCAGTTGGACTACCACTTGAAGGAATAGCACTTATAATAGCTGTTGACAGATTTCTGGATATGTTCAGAACGGCAACAAATGTATGGGGAGATTTGATAGGGGCAAAAGTTGTGGCGAGGTTTATGAATAAATGA
- the ychF gene encoding redox-regulated ATPase YchF, protein MKLNVGIVGLPNVGKSTIFNALTETAKAGVANYPFCTIDPNVGIVNVPDERLYKLAELENSQRIVPATIEFVDIAGLVKGASKGEGLGNQFLANIRNVSAIAHVVRCFEDSDVVHVEGSVNPVRDAEIIETELILADLQTVERRLEKVSKPAKSGNKEAKFEVQVLEKARKILEELKPLRTHLDQFEEEELEYLRKTLFPLTIKPIMYVANINEEDLPDGEGNPHVQAIKEKAKEENAPVVVLCGKVEQELIEIPKEERKELLEAYGLEEPGLNKMIRTGYNLLDLITYFTAGEKEARAWTIKRGTKAPQAAGEIHSDFERGFIAAEVINYDDLIKVGSLQKAKEQGLLRIEGKDYVVQDGDVIHFRFNV, encoded by the coding sequence ATGAAACTTAATGTAGGTATTGTGGGACTTCCTAATGTTGGAAAATCAACAATTTTTAATGCATTAACAGAAACAGCAAAGGCAGGAGTGGCAAACTATCCATTCTGCACAATAGACCCAAATGTTGGAATAGTTAATGTTCCAGATGAAAGGTTGTATAAACTGGCAGAATTAGAAAACTCCCAGAGAATAGTCCCTGCAACAATTGAGTTTGTTGATATTGCTGGACTTGTTAAAGGTGCAAGTAAGGGGGAAGGGCTTGGAAACCAGTTTCTTGCAAATATAAGAAATGTATCAGCGATAGCTCATGTTGTTAGATGTTTTGAGGATAGCGACGTTGTTCATGTTGAAGGCTCCGTAAATCCTGTAAGAGACGCAGAAATTATTGAAACAGAGTTAATACTGGCAGACCTTCAAACAGTTGAAAGAAGACTTGAAAAGGTATCAAAACCTGCCAAATCAGGTAATAAAGAGGCCAAATTTGAAGTTCAGGTTCTGGAAAAAGCAAGAAAAATCCTTGAAGAGTTAAAACCTCTAAGAACCCATTTAGACCAGTTTGAAGAGGAAGAGCTGGAATATCTGAGAAAAACATTATTCCCTCTTACAATAAAGCCAATTATGTATGTTGCAAATATAAATGAGGAAGACCTTCCTGATGGGGAAGGAAATCCACATGTTCAGGCGATAAAAGAGAAAGCAAAAGAGGAAAATGCACCTGTGGTTGTTTTATGCGGAAAGGTTGAACAGGAACTTATAGAAATTCCAAAGGAAGAGAGAAAAGAGCTTTTAGAGGCCTATGGCCTTGAGGAACCGGGACTGAACAAAATGATAAGAACAGGGTATAACTTGCTTGATTTAATTACGTATTTTACAGCCGGTGAAAAAGAAGCAAGGGCATGGACTATCAAAAGGGGCACAAAAGCACCACAGGCAGCAGGAGAAATACATTCTGATTTTGAAAGGGGATTTATTGCTGCAGAGGTTATAAACTACGATGATCTTATAAAAGTTGGCTCACTTCAAAAAGCAAAGGAACAGGGTCTTCTCAGGATTGAAGGTAAAGACTATGTTGTTCAGGATGGGGATGTAATACATTTCAGATTTAATGTATAA
- a CDS encoding sulfite exporter TauE/SafE family protein, with protein sequence MIAFLSVLIGWIVQGLIGLGSGIISTAILLFFFNAKEVVVSLSIIALTGTVYLSWKNYRRNFFLKEIFILSVFSFIGAGIGSFLLERLNPKDVELIFGIVIALTGIYDFYSQKKKIFIHSKHKTIFGVFTGTFGGIISGLIGGAGPLYALYLNQTIHNKNDFKFIISFVFAILNVERIIFYLLSPELRSLFNWEIVVPGLAGVVIGAYLGDYLTGKLSTQRFKELVSLSITVFGIYFILKSL encoded by the coding sequence ATGATAGCCTTTTTATCAGTTTTAATCGGATGGATAGTTCAGGGGCTCATAGGACTTGGCTCCGGGATTATATCCACCGCTATTTTACTTTTCTTTTTTAATGCCAAAGAGGTTGTTGTATCCCTTTCTATTATTGCCCTTACAGGCACAGTTTATCTCAGCTGGAAAAATTACAGAAGGAATTTTTTCCTGAAAGAAATTTTCATTTTGTCTGTTTTTTCTTTTATCGGTGCAGGTATAGGAAGTTTTTTACTGGAAAGGTTAAATCCAAAGGATGTAGAGTTAATCTTCGGTATTGTTATTGCTTTGACAGGAATTTATGATTTTTATTCCCAGAAGAAAAAAATTTTTATTCACAGCAAACATAAAACTATTTTTGGTGTATTTACAGGAACCTTTGGCGGTATTATATCAGGACTTATCGGTGGTGCTGGACCTCTGTATGCCCTTTATTTAAATCAGACAATCCATAATAAAAATGATTTTAAGTTTATCATCTCCTTTGTGTTTGCCATTTTGAATGTGGAAAGGATTATATTTTATCTGCTGTCTCCAGAACTAAGGAGTCTATTTAACTGGGAAATTGTCGTTCCCGGGCTGGCAGGTGTTGTTATCGGTGCTTATCTGGGGGATTATTTAACTGGAAAGCTTTCAACCCAGAGATTTAAGGAACTGGTATCTTTGAGTATAACTGTTTTTGGAATTTATTTTATTCTAAAGTCACTCTGA
- a CDS encoding GspE/PulE family protein, whose translation MKVKIKRAAPEKSFIDLIIERLGLTPEEIREYQLKAKAEKKSLLQMLVQQGYSEEEIAKIKAEYFGYKFDKLTNYIPPEDIVNIFSKEFLKERLVLPLSYEGGILKIAMVEPTDVVSINEVVERLRKHGKEIVEVDIVVTTKKQIIEKIDLIFEEKKKVEELLNVLEIEKEDISEEISKEETITEKSSPIIMLANKIIEDAYKKNASDIHIQPTERNSIVRLRIDGDLTDYLILPKYAHEPLITRYKIMSNMKIDEKRVPQDARINFERYNPEIKLDLRVSTVPTIYGEDLVMRLLLKEGAILDLEKLGFSEEHLALYREAIRKPYGIILHVGPTGSGKTTTLYSALKEIDTPEKKIITVEDPVEYTLGGSIVQTSINPSAGYTFAKAIKAFLRHDPDVMLVGEIRDIETARIAVEASLTGHLVFSTLHTNDAVSTITRLEEMGIESYLLADSLLLICAQRLVKKICYNCKTEYKPSKKEEIIIKNAGFDITEETKVYKGMGCKVCNFTGYKGRTGIHELLKVDEDIKQMLIEKRSTEEIKRVALEKGMKTLRQDAVMKALKGITTIDEVIRVTLE comes from the coding sequence ATGAAGGTAAAAATAAAAAGAGCAGCTCCGGAAAAAAGCTTTATAGACCTAATTATTGAGAGGTTAGGACTTACTCCGGAAGAAATCAGAGAATACCAATTAAAAGCAAAAGCAGAGAAGAAAAGTCTCCTTCAGATGCTTGTCCAGCAAGGATATTCTGAGGAAGAAATTGCAAAGATAAAAGCAGAATACTTCGGATATAAATTTGATAAGCTTACAAACTACATTCCACCTGAAGATATAGTAAATATATTCAGCAAAGAGTTCCTTAAGGAAAGGCTTGTTTTACCCCTTAGCTATGAAGGGGGTATTCTTAAAATAGCGATGGTAGAGCCTACAGATGTTGTCAGTATCAATGAAGTTGTTGAGAGGTTGAGGAAACATGGCAAAGAAATAGTTGAGGTTGATATTGTTGTTACTACAAAAAAACAGATTATTGAAAAAATAGACCTGATTTTTGAAGAAAAGAAAAAGGTTGAGGAACTTCTGAATGTTCTTGAAATAGAAAAAGAAGATATATCTGAAGAAATATCAAAAGAAGAAACAATAACCGAAAAATCCTCACCAATTATAATGCTAGCAAATAAAATAATTGAGGATGCATATAAAAAAAATGCTTCTGATATTCATATTCAACCTACAGAGAGGAACTCTATTGTAAGACTGAGAATAGATGGAGACCTTACAGATTATCTGATATTGCCTAAGTATGCCCATGAGCCTCTAATTACAAGATACAAAATAATGTCAAATATGAAAATTGATGAAAAAAGGGTTCCACAGGATGCCCGTATAAATTTTGAGAGATATAATCCGGAGATAAAACTGGATTTAAGGGTTTCAACTGTGCCTACTATTTATGGTGAAGACCTTGTTATGAGGCTTCTTTTAAAGGAAGGGGCCATTTTAGACCTTGAAAAGCTTGGTTTTTCTGAGGAGCATCTTGCCCTTTATAGAGAAGCCATAAGGAAACCTTACGGAATTATTCTTCACGTGGGTCCTACAGGCTCAGGTAAAACAACTACCCTTTACTCAGCATTAAAAGAGATAGATACCCCTGAGAAAAAAATTATAACCGTTGAAGACCCTGTTGAGTATACCCTCGGCGGTTCAATTGTTCAGACCAGCATTAACCCATCTGCAGGTTACACATTTGCAAAAGCAATTAAAGCATTTTTGAGACATGACCCTGATGTTATGCTGGTAGGGGAAATCAGGGATATAGAGACTGCAAGAATAGCTGTTGAAGCATCTCTGACCGGACATTTGGTTTTCTCTACCTTACACACCAATGATGCAGTTTCAACAATAACAAGGCTTGAGGAAATGGGAATAGAAAGCTATTTATTGGCAGACTCCCTTCTTCTTATATGTGCCCAGCGTCTTGTCAAAAAAATATGTTACAACTGTAAAACAGAATATAAACCTTCCAAAAAAGAGGAAATAATTATAAAAAATGCAGGATTTGATATTACAGAGGAAACAAAAGTTTACAAAGGTATGGGTTGTAAAGTATGCAATTTCACAGGATATAAAGGAAGAACAGGAATACATGAACTACTTAAGGTTGATGAAGATATAAAGCAAATGCTGATTGAAAAAAGATCTACAGAAGAAATTAAAAGGGTTGCACTGGAAAAAGGAATGAAAACTCTCAGACAGGATGCTGTAATGAAAGCCCTGAAAGGTATAACCACAATAGATGAAGTAATCAGAGTGACTTTAGAATAA
- a CDS encoding GAF domain-containing protein codes for MEDFIYQLAKELLTHLSLKELLISISDKIKDYIGAERASLFIYDPEDNTLNSVVLLADKGTYKRVEIPVSKDSIAGYTAITRKILNIKDVHNLKELMSLDKELRYHSHWLYIPGMKTKSMLSVPITKDGKLLGVFQAINKEPYFSKEDEEILKKLSPLIALAIDRAISLGNLEMIRSIEKTILDNVLESIVLISPDMKIKEMNTSFLEMIGFRFSEEEIKDKSIFEVIPALEKFKNRIDFAMENMISEEINMELLKVKIVPIQWECIYKKNVNYLALIFKYPNG; via the coding sequence ATGGAAGATTTTATTTATCAGCTTGCCAAAGAGCTGCTTACCCATTTAAGTTTAAAAGAATTATTAATCAGTATCTCAGACAAAATAAAAGATTACATAGGGGCCGAAAGGGCCTCTTTATTTATATATGACCCTGAGGATAATACCCTTAATTCTGTAGTTTTACTGGCAGATAAAGGCACTTACAAACGGGTTGAAATCCCCGTTTCCAAGGATAGTATAGCAGGGTATACAGCAATAACACGCAAAATTCTAAATATAAAAGATGTTCACAACCTAAAGGAGCTAATGTCACTGGATAAAGAGCTTAGATACCATAGCCACTGGCTTTATATTCCCGGAATGAAAACAAAATCAATGCTTTCTGTGCCTATAACAAAAGATGGGAAACTTCTGGGGGTTTTTCAGGCTATTAATAAGGAGCCTTATTTTTCCAAAGAAGATGAGGAAATTCTGAAAAAACTATCACCACTGATTGCACTGGCAATAGATAGAGCTATATCCCTTGGTAATTTAGAGATGATAAGAAGTATAGAAAAGACAATACTGGATAATGTCCTTGAAAGTATAGTTCTAATTAGTCCTGATATGAAGATAAAAGAAATGAACACTTCTTTTTTGGAAATGATAGGTTTTAGATTTTCTGAAGAGGAAATTAAAGACAAAAGCATATTTGAGGTTATACCTGCCCTTGAAAAATTCAAAAACAGAATAGATTTTGCAATGGAAAATATGATTTCAGAAGAAATAAATATGGAACTGCTAAAAGTAAAAATAGTTCCAATTCAGTGGGAGTGTATTTATAAAAAGAATGTTAATTATCTGGCATTAATTTTTAAATATCCCAACGGGTGA
- a CDS encoding proline--tRNA ligase yields the protein MRASQFFMPTLKEAPSEAEVPSHIYLVRAGFIRQLAAGLYEYLPLGFKVLKKIEGIIRKYMDEAGALEVLLPILTPAELWQETGRWDVYGKELFRVEDRKGRMFALGPTHEETITDLVRKNIRSYKDLPKNFYQIQTKFRDEARPRYGLIRGREFIMKDAYSFDVSEEMAIKSYEIMKETYKKIFDELGLDYLMVEADTGAIGGKFSHEFVVKVPNGEAHIVYCEKCGYAANVEAAKYEFELDKLPPEEEKPLEKVHTPGVSSVEEVAEFLGVSPKKIVKTLVYILDDGSAVAVVIRGDRELNETKLANYFNVIDTRLATSEELEKLGIVEGFVGPIGIDIPVYADMSVKDLHNFVVGANEKDYHYINVNIPRDFKPVEFVDFSTAREGDPCPVCKSPLKETTGLEVGHIFLLGTKYSEAMKAYFVDKDGREKPIIMGCYGIGVSRLMAAAVEQNHDENGIIWPENIAPFKLQILALNVKDSQIKDIAENIYQKAKEKGIEVLYDDRDMSPGAKFKDADLIGIPYRIVVGKKVKENKVEIQKRATGEKQEIEINKIDEFLEDLR from the coding sequence ATGAGAGCATCCCAGTTTTTCATGCCTACACTAAAAGAAGCACCGTCAGAAGCAGAAGTTCCAAGTCATATATATCTTGTCAGGGCAGGATTTATAAGACAGCTTGCTGCAGGTCTATATGAATATCTACCTTTAGGATTTAAAGTTCTTAAAAAAATAGAAGGCATAATCAGAAAATATATGGATGAGGCAGGAGCCCTTGAGGTTCTATTGCCAATATTAACCCCTGCAGAACTATGGCAAGAAACAGGTAGATGGGATGTTTACGGTAAGGAGCTTTTCAGGGTGGAAGACAGAAAAGGTAGAATGTTTGCCTTAGGGCCAACACATGAAGAGACAATAACAGACCTTGTCAGAAAAAATATCCGTTCTTATAAAGACTTACCTAAAAATTTCTACCAGATACAGACAAAATTCAGAGATGAAGCAAGGCCAAGATACGGTCTTATCAGAGGTAGAGAATTTATTATGAAGGATGCTTATTCCTTTGATGTATCAGAGGAAATGGCCATTAAATCCTATGAAATAATGAAAGAAACTTATAAAAAGATATTTGATGAGCTAGGACTTGATTATTTGATGGTTGAGGCTGACACAGGAGCTATAGGTGGTAAATTTTCCCATGAATTTGTTGTAAAAGTTCCAAACGGTGAAGCCCATATTGTTTACTGTGAAAAATGCGGATATGCCGCAAATGTAGAAGCTGCAAAGTATGAGTTTGAGCTGGATAAACTTCCTCCTGAAGAAGAAAAACCTCTGGAAAAGGTTCATACTCCCGGTGTTTCATCAGTTGAAGAAGTGGCTGAGTTTTTAGGGGTAAGCCCTAAAAAAATTGTAAAAACACTGGTATATATCCTTGATGATGGTTCTGCTGTTGCTGTTGTTATAAGGGGAGACAGAGAGTTAAACGAAACAAAACTTGCCAATTATTTCAATGTGATAGATACAAGACTCGCAACATCTGAGGAATTGGAAAAACTCGGAATAGTTGAAGGATTTGTAGGACCTATAGGAATAGATATCCCTGTTTATGCAGATATGTCCGTAAAAGACCTTCATAATTTTGTGGTTGGAGCAAATGAAAAGGATTATCACTATATAAATGTTAATATTCCAAGGGATTTTAAGCCTGTTGAGTTCGTTGATTTTTCAACTGCAAGGGAAGGAGACCCTTGTCCTGTATGTAAATCACCTTTAAAAGAGACAACAGGACTGGAAGTCGGTCATATCTTCCTTCTTGGGACAAAATACTCAGAGGCAATGAAAGCATATTTTGTGGATAAAGACGGCAGAGAAAAACCAATAATAATGGGCTGTTACGGTATAGGTGTAAGTAGATTAATGGCAGCTGCCGTTGAACAGAACCATGATGAAAACGGAATAATATGGCCGGAAAATATTGCGCCTTTCAAACTCCAGATACTTGCCCTTAATGTAAAAGATAGCCAGATTAAAGATATAGCAGAAAATATTTACCAGAAGGCAAAAGAAAAAGGGATAGAAGTTCTTTATGATGACAGGGATATGTCCCCAGGGGCAAAATTTAAAGATGCTGACCTGATAGGAATTCCTTACAGAATAGTTGTAGGTAAAAAAGTAAAAGAAAACAAAGTTGAAATTCAAAAAAGAGCCACAGGGGAAAAACAGGAGATAGAGATAAACAAAATTGATGAATTTTTAGAAGATCTCAGGTGA
- a CDS encoding YeeE/YedE thiosulfate transporter family protein → MREKPILNWFWAGLALATINIIVFIVEHRPIGASTAFPYVGNLILPVINNEYLPEIEKAGRWEVWFLAGGFIGAIITSLITRTFRFTFTPVYWEKRLKLGTKSRIAFAFLGGFLLIFGARMAGGCTSGHMFSGGMQLAASSLLFGIFAFAGGLITAHLIYRRRYSDD, encoded by the coding sequence TTGAGAGAAAAACCTATTCTTAATTGGTTTTGGGCAGGCCTGGCACTTGCAACAATAAACATTATTGTTTTTATTGTTGAACACAGGCCGATAGGTGCTTCTACAGCATTTCCTTATGTTGGAAATCTGATTTTACCTGTGATTAACAACGAATATCTCCCTGAGATAGAAAAAGCCGGGAGATGGGAAGTATGGTTCCTTGCTGGTGGATTTATCGGTGCAATAATAACTTCATTAATCACAAGGACTTTTAGATTTACATTTACACCTGTTTACTGGGAAAAAAGATTGAAACTTGGAACAAAATCCAGAATAGCCTTTGCATTTTTAGGAGGATTTTTATTGATCTTTGGTGCGAGAATGGCCGGTGGCTGCACATCAGGGCATATGTTCAGCGGTGGAATGCAGCTGGCAGCAAGTTCATTACTTTTTGGAATTTTTGCCTTTGCAGGTGGTTTAATTACAGCACATCTGATTTACAGAAGGAGGTATTCAGATGATTAA
- a CDS encoding YeeE/YedE thiosulfate transporter family protein, which yields MIKVFILGMIFGAIMQLGFLDRLSKVIGAFLLKDLTIPKALLVAMGFGAIALYTLNYFGIIDFHIKPLYPVGVALGGLIFGVGMVIVGYCPGSMPEAVGEGRMDALLGIISGIIGGVIFTVIYPVYHHSFLHGPTFGNPSILDLLGLEGLAKLIVAIALGMTFILLAFLIDKLEKKYIQK from the coding sequence ATGATTAAGGTTTTTATACTGGGAATGATTTTTGGAGCTATAATGCAGCTTGGATTTCTTGATAGATTGTCTAAGGTTATAGGTGCATTTTTATTAAAGGATTTGACTATTCCAAAAGCTCTTCTTGTGGCAATGGGATTTGGAGCTATTGCTTTATACACACTTAATTATTTTGGGATTATAGATTTTCATATAAAGCCCCTTTATCCTGTAGGTGTTGCTCTTGGTGGTCTAATATTCGGTGTTGGAATGGTAATAGTTGGATACTGTCCGGGAAGTATGCCTGAAGCTGTTGGTGAAGGTAGAATGGATGCACTTCTCGGTATTATATCCGGAATAATCGGCGGTGTTATATTTACGGTTATATATCCTGTTTATCATCATTCTTTCTTACATGGACCAACATTTGGAAATCCATCAATACTTGATTTACTTGGACTTGAAGGACTCGCAAAACTGATTGTGGCTATTGCTCTTGGTATGACTTTCATATTACTGGCATTTTTGATTGATAAACTTGAGAAAAAATATATTCAGAAATAA